The Chengkuizengella sediminis DNA segment GAATCGCATTTTTGTTCACTGTAATTTGGACTTCATCTAACACTTTCTCAGCAACCTTACCCGTAATATCTAAATTACGAGTATCTACTAAAATTAAATGATTATCTGTCCCACCTGAAATGATGTTTAACCCTTCTGCTTGTAAACTTTCAGCTAAGATCGCAGCGTTCTTCACAACATTTTCAGAGTAAGTTTTGAATTCAGGTTGAAGAGCTTCACCAAAAGCAACGGCCTTAGAAGCAATAACATGCATTAATGGGCCACCTTGTGAACCAGGAAATACTGCTTTGTCTATTGCTCTTGCCCAAGGTTCTTTACAAAGAATCAGGCCACCTCTTGGTCCTCTTAAAGTTTTATGTGTAGTTGTTGTTACAAAATGAGAATGAGGTACTGGATTTGGATGTAGTCCTGCGGCTACTAATCCTGCAATATGCGCCATATCCACCATCATTAACGCGCCAACTTCGTTTGCAATTTTACCTAATATTTCAAAATCAATGATTCTAGGATATGCACTTGCACCTGCAACGATCATTCTTGGTCTATGTTTAAATGCTAATTTACGTACTTCATCATAATCAATCATAAAATTATCTTCACGCACACCATAAGCTACAAAATTATATAAAATTCCTGAAGCATTCACTGGACTTCCGTGTGTCAAATGGCCCCCATGTGCTAGATTCATACCAAGCACTGTATCACCAGGTTTTAAAGCTGCTAAGTAAACCGCCATATTGGCCTGGGCACCCGAATGAGGTTGAACATTGGCATGTTCAGCGCCAAAAATTTGTTTAGCGCGGTCTCTAGCAATATCTTCAACGATATCAACATGCTCGCAACCACCATAATAACGTTTACTTGGATATCCTTCAGCATATTTATTGGTCAATACTGTACCCATTGCTTCCATAACTGCTGGAGTGACAATGTTTTCTGAAGCAATTAGCTCTATATTATCTCGTTGCCTACGCAATTCTAAATTTAAAGCTTTTAATACCTCTGGATCTTGACCACGTAAATTTTCCATCCTCATAACATCCCCTTAAAATTTTATTTACAACGATTAGTGTTGTTATTTATTTCATATACGGCTCTTTGTCCGCCAATTAATTTTGGACGAGTGATCGCCATATTTACACGAGCTTTTCCAATTTCACGAATATTGGGTCGTAAAGGAACTGCTACTTGTTTCAAATGCATCCCAATCAAAGTTTCTCCAATATCTATCCCTGCATGTGCTTTGATTTCTTCAACTAGTACAGGATTTTCAAAATGTTGATAAGCGAAAGTGGCCATCGATCCACCAGCTTTAGCGACAGGAATAACGGAAACCTCTTCAAGATTATACTGTTGTAAAACTTCCCTTTCAACAACAAGTGCTCGATTTAAATGTTCACAGCATTGAAAGGTAGCATAAAAACCAAATTCCTCTTGAACAGCTTTGATACCTTTATAGATTTCCGAAGCTACCATTTCAGCACCTGACGTTCCGATGTGCTGACCTAATACCTCACTGGTACTTGTTCCTATCACAATAATTTGCTGAGGTCTGATGTGCCCTGCTGTAATGAGCTGCCTAGTTATTTCTTCAACCTGTTTACTCATTTTCTCTAGTTTATTCATCAAGATTTTCACCACCATAGTTGATGAGTTTCTTATTTTAAGTTTTCACGCACCCTAATCATTAAGGATGTATAGTGGATCCCTTTTCTATTACATTCATTTTTTGAATTCGATTCACATGTCTTTCTTCATTTGAAAATTCTGTTTCAATCCATATTTTCACAATATCTAAGGCTAATCCAGGACCAATAACTCTTTCTCCCATAGCGAGCACATTAGTATCGTTATGTTCCCTTGTTGCTTTCGCAGAAAACGTATCATGAACTAACGCGCAACGAATACCTGGATATTTATTCGCTGCAATGGACATTCCAATACCCGTTCCA contains these protein-coding regions:
- the glyA gene encoding serine hydroxymethyltransferase; this translates as MENLRGQDPEVLKALNLELRRQRDNIELIASENIVTPAVMEAMGTVLTNKYAEGYPSKRYYGGCEHVDIVEDIARDRAKQIFGAEHANVQPHSGAQANMAVYLAALKPGDTVLGMNLAHGGHLTHGSPVNASGILYNFVAYGVREDNFMIDYDEVRKLAFKHRPRMIVAGASAYPRIIDFEILGKIANEVGALMMVDMAHIAGLVAAGLHPNPVPHSHFVTTTTHKTLRGPRGGLILCKEPWARAIDKAVFPGSQGGPLMHVIASKAVAFGEALQPEFKTYSENVVKNAAILAESLQAEGLNIISGGTDNHLILVDTRNLDITGKVAEKVLDEVQITVNKNAIPFDPTSPFVTSGIRIGTPAVTTRGMDGEAMKSIATIMAMTLKNPEDETVLEKARGLVKELNAKYPLYEGLTY
- a CDS encoding TIGR01440 family protein — encoded protein: MNKLEKMSKQVEEITRQLITAGHIRPQQIIVIGTSTSEVLGQHIGTSGAEMVASEIYKGIKAVQEEFGFYATFQCCEHLNRALVVEREVLQQYNLEEVSVIPVAKAGGSMATFAYQHFENPVLVEEIKAHAGIDIGETLIGMHLKQVAVPLRPNIREIGKARVNMAITRPKLIGGQRAVYEINNNTNRCK
- the rpiB gene encoding ribose 5-phosphate isomerase B, with amino-acid sequence MKIAIGADHGGYHLKNDIKNFIIKLGHEVIDVGCDCSDSVDYPDYAIPVCEKVLNGEANKGILVCGTGIGMSIAANKYPGIRCALVHDTFSAKATREHNDTNVLAMGERVIGPGLALDIVKIWIETEFSNEERHVNRIQKMNVIEKGSTIHP